CTCGGCGACGCGCACCGTCCAGCCGTGCGCGTCCGCGCAGCGCTCGGTAATCGCGAGCCCGAAGCCGGTGCCGGACTCGCTCGTCGAGTAGCCGGCGTCGAAGACCCGCTCCCGTGCCTCCGCAGGGATGCCGGGGCCGTCGTCCGCGACGACGAACCCGTCCGGGCGCGCCGCCACGGTGACCGTCACGGCCCCCTCGTCGTCGGCGCCGGTCTCGCCCTCGCGTCGGGAGTCAGTCGAGGTGTGTTCGACGGCGTGCGCCGGCGTGGGCGACGGCGGGCCGGCCGAACCGTGCTCGACCGCGTTCCGGAAGAGGTTCTCGAGGAGCTGCTGGAGGAGGCTCCGGTCGGCGTACACCGTCGTCGTGCTCGCGACTTCGAGCGTCGCGGCCCCGGTCGGGACGTGTCGCCACGCGTCCTCCGCGACGCTCGCGAGGTCGAGCGCGGTCTCCTCGCGGACGTGGTCGCCGGTTCGTGCGAGCGTCAGGAGGTCGTCAATGAGGTCGTTCATGCGCTCGTGCGCCCGTCCGACCTCCGCGAGCGCGTCGCTATCACTCGTCTCACGCGCGAGGTCGAGGTAGCCGCTCGCGACGTTCAGCGGGTTGCGGAGGTCGTGTGACACGACGCTCGCGAACTCCTCGAGGCGCTCGTTCTGCCGCATCAACTCGCGCTCGTCGCGCTTTTGCTCCGTGACGTCCTGCACCGCGCCACGGAGGGTGACGACGTCGCCGCCCTCGAGCACGGGCACGCCCTGCACGCGCAGCCAGCGCACGTCCTCGGTCGGCGTCAGGAAGCGCACCTCGATATCGAAGGACTCCCCGTCTTCGAGGCCGGCCTCGACGGCGTTCGCGACGGTGGCGCGGTCTTCCTCGTGGTAGACGTCGAGCGCCCCTTCGAGCGGCGGCTCCTCGTCGCCCTCGATCCCGAGGATGTCGAAGAGGTTCTCCGACCAGAAGACGTCCATCGTTTCCGCGTCTATCTCCCAGCCGCCGACGTCCGCGATTCGCTCCGTCTTCTCGAGGAGGTCGCGCACCCGCACGAGCTCGCGCTCGCGGTCCGTTCGCTCCGTGATGTCGCGGTCGGAGACGATGATCGCCGTCACGGTGCCGTCGTCGTCGCGCACCGGCCGGAAGGTGCCGCTGACGGTCCGCATCCGGTCGGTGCCCGTGATGTCGGCTTCGAACTCGACGTATTCGCCGGCCGCCGCGCGCGCCACCCACTCGTCGACGTCCGCCCGGAGCGCGTCATCGTCACCCCACCACGGCGTTTCCGCGAACGGTTCGCCGAGCACGTCGTCGAGGTCGCCCTCGATGTACTCCATCGCGGTCTGATTGACGTCCCGAACGACGCCGTCCGGCTCGAGGACGCCGACGAGGATGTTCGGGTCCTCGAACATCGCCCGGTACTGGCGCTCGGCGCTCGCGAGCTCGCGCTCGCGTTCCGTCCGTTCGGTGACGTCGCGCGTGAATCCGCCGAGGTGCGTGACCGTGCCCGACTCGTCCGTGATCGGCTCGCCCTTGATCCAGATGTCGCGCGTCGTCCCGTCGGGCGTGACGACGCCGACCTCGATGTCCATCGACACGCCCTCCCCGAGGGCCTCAATCGCGGCTTCGAGGCGCTCGCGGTCGCCCGGCGCCACGGGCTCGAGGAACGCCCGCGGGTTCGCTTCGAGACGCTCGCGGGGCTGGCCGAAGACGTCCTCGTAGGCGTCGTTGATGAACACGACCTCCTCCCATTCGGCGCTGACCAACCAGAGGACGTCCGTCGTCCGGTCGGCGAGCTCTGAGAAGAGCCGCTGGGCGTCGTTCATCGTCGTCTCCGCGCGCTCGTGCTCGACGAGCGTCACGATGCGATTCGCCAGCACGCCGTAGTGGTCGATGCTGCCCTCCTTCTGGAGGTAGTCGCTCGCGCCCGCCGTGATGGCGTCGCTCGCGACTTCCTCGGAACCCTTCCCCGTGTAGAGGACGAACGGCACCCGGGGGTGCGTCGCGCGCAGCACCCGGAGGAACTCGATGCCGTCCCGTCCCGGCATGTCGTAGTCGGAGACGACGCAGTCGAACGTCTCGTCCGCGAGTGCGTCCAGTCCCGCGTCCGCGCTCTGGACGGTCTCGACGCTGAGGCGGCCGTTCACGCGTTCGAGCGACGTCGCGACGAGCTCACCGAGCGCGGCGTCGTCGTCCACGTGTAGGACGCGGATCTCGTCGCTCGCCTCCCCGCCCGACACGAGGTCGTTCATCGCGCCGCCCCCGGATTGCGAGCGCTGGCGCCGTCGCCTCCTGCGATGTGCTCGACCGGTTCCGCGTGTGTGTGGCGCATGCCTCGGTGTCTCCCGTCGGTCCCAGCGCATTCACTCAGCCGCGAATGGCGGCGCCCGACTGTCTCGTACTGTACGGAGTCGATTGCGGCGTAAATACCTACCTCTGAACACGACTACCGTGTGCCGTGGCGGCCACGACCAGTCGCCCCAGCCACGCCGCGCTCCCCGCGACCGCCGAGCGGATCACCTGGCACCTCGACGACCCGGGCGACTGAGTGCCCCCCACCGACTGCGAACCGGTGCGGAATGTGATACTAACACAGCTATATGTGTTTGTGCCTTGAACACTACTCACAGGGATCAGGAGTCCGATGCCAACGTGCCAGAACTGTGGTGAATTCCTCTCTTCGGAGTTCCTCGAGCGGGTCGCGCGCGACGCCGACTCCGGGGACCCGCTCTGCCCGTACTGCACGCAGCCGTTCCTCTGACCGGCTGACCGATGCGACACCTACAAAACCCGGACTGTCGAATATCCGGCCGATGACCACGCGGCGTCGCGAGCGCTTCATCGTCGGCCACCTCGCGTGGCTCCTCGTCTCCCTCGTCGCGCTCAGCGCGCTCGACGCCCTCACGTACGAACTCTACTTCGTCGTCGGCCTCATCGGCTTCCTCGTCGTCGTCGAACTCACCGCCCCGATCGCGGTCACGCCCGCGTGGCGCCGCCGCCTCCGCTGGCTCATCGCCGTCGGCCTCCTCGTCTTCGGCTACGTCGTCGTGAAACGCATCCTCGCCATCCTCCCGCCGGGGGTGCTCTGAGCGTGGACGTGCCGTGGCGCACCGGCGCGCTCGTCGCGCTCCTCTGTGCCGTCCTCCTCACCGGCGGCTACGCCGCCGCCACGTCGACTGCGGATTTCGGCGCGTACAACCGTGGCTGGGACGGCACCAGCGACCTCCGACAGGTCGCGGCCGACGCCGGCGCGACCCCGACGGTCGTCCGCGACACCGACGAGTACGCGGGCGTCCCGGCGAACGACACCGTCGCCGTCGTGCTCTCGCCCGATCAGCCCTACACGGACGCCGAGCAGCGCACCCTCCGCCAGTTCGTCGCCGACGGCGGGACGCTCGTCGTCGCCGGCGACCGCGACGGCGAGGCAAACGCGCTCCTCGCCGCGCTCGGCGCCCGCACTCGACTCGACGGGCGCGCCCTCCGCGACCCCCGACACTACGAGCGCGGCCCCGCACTCCCTCGTCTCACGAACGTCACCGGGAGCCCGTGGACGACCGGCGTCGACACGCTCGTCTTCAACTACGGCACCGTGCTCACCCCGGCGGGCGGCCGCGTGCTCGCGACGTCCTCCCCGAACGCCTATCTCGACGCGAACGCGAACGGGACGCTCGACGCGAGCGACCCCGTCGGCCGCCACCCGGTCGTCGCCACCGAGTCCGTTCAGGCGGGACGCGTCGTCGTCGTCGCCGACGCCAGTCTGTTCCTCAACGCGATGCTCGAGCGCGGGGACAACCGCCGCTTCGCCACCGCGCTCTTCGACGATCACCGGCACGCCCTCCTCGATTACTCGCACACGGCCGCCCTCCCGCTCGCGGTTTCGGCGCTCTACGCGCTCCGCGACTCGGCGCTCGGCCAACTCGCCGTCGCGCTCGCCGCGCTCGCCGCCGTCGCCGCGTGGCCGTACCGCCGCCGCGTCCTCGACGCCCTCGCACGGTCGGCGCCGACGGAGACCGACACGCCCCCCCGCCTTGACGCCGAGGCCATCGACGCCTACCTCGCCCGCGAGCACCCCGACTGGGACGCGGAGCGCCGCGCGCGCGTCGTGCAAGGGGTTATTACGCGCCGTCGCGAATCCCCGCGCGATGACTGACTCGGCGGCCGCGTTCTACGAAGCGCTCCGCGACGAGATCGAAACCGTCCTCATCGGGAAGACGGACCTCGTCGAACATCTCACGCTCTCGCTGCTCAGCGACGGCCACGTCCTCATGGAGGGCGTGCCCGGCGTCGCGAAGACGACGGTCGCGAACCTCTTCGCTCGCGCGACCGGCCTCGACGTGAACCGCGTCCAGATGACGCCGGACCTGATGCCGGCCGACATCACCGGGACGCACGTCTACAACCAGACGACCGGGGAGTTCACCCTCCAGAAAGGGCCGGTCTTCGGGAACGTCGTCGTCGCCGACGAGATCAACCGCACGACGCCGAAGACCCAGAGCGCGC
The sequence above is drawn from the Halarchaeum grantii genome and encodes:
- a CDS encoding hybrid sensor histidine kinase/response regulator, coding for MNDLVSGGEASDEIRVLHVDDDAALGELVATSLERVNGRLSVETVQSADAGLDALADETFDCVVSDYDMPGRDGIEFLRVLRATHPRVPFVLYTGKGSEEVASDAITAGASDYLQKEGSIDHYGVLANRIVTLVEHERAETTMNDAQRLFSELADRTTDVLWLVSAEWEEVVFINDAYEDVFGQPRERLEANPRAFLEPVAPGDRERLEAAIEALGEGVSMDIEVGVVTPDGTTRDIWIKGEPITDESGTVTHLGGFTRDVTERTERERELASAERQYRAMFEDPNILVGVLEPDGVVRDVNQTAMEYIEGDLDDVLGEPFAETPWWGDDDALRADVDEWVARAAAGEYVEFEADITGTDRMRTVSGTFRPVRDDDGTVTAIIVSDRDITERTDRERELVRVRDLLEKTERIADVGGWEIDAETMDVFWSENLFDILGIEGDEEPPLEGALDVYHEEDRATVANAVEAGLEDGESFDIEVRFLTPTEDVRWLRVQGVPVLEGGDVVTLRGAVQDVTEQKRDERELMRQNERLEEFASVVSHDLRNPLNVASGYLDLARETSDSDALAEVGRAHERMNDLIDDLLTLARTGDHVREETALDLASVAEDAWRHVPTGAATLEVASTTTVYADRSLLQQLLENLFRNAVEHGSAGPPSPTPAHAVEHTSTDSRREGETGADDEGAVTVTVAARPDGFVVADDGPGIPAEARERVFDAGYSTSESGTGFGLAITERCADAHGWTVRVAESERGGARFEFTDVRTS
- a CDS encoding DUF4350 domain-containing protein codes for the protein MDVPWRTGALVALLCAVLLTGGYAAATSTADFGAYNRGWDGTSDLRQVAADAGATPTVVRDTDEYAGVPANDTVAVVLSPDQPYTDAEQRTLRQFVADGGTLVVAGDRDGEANALLAALGARTRLDGRALRDPRHYERGPALPRLTNVTGSPWTTGVDTLVFNYGTVLTPAGGRVLATSSPNAYLDANANGTLDASDPVGRHPVVATESVQAGRVVVVADASLFLNAMLERGDNRRFATALFDDHRHALLDYSHTAALPLAVSALYALRDSALGQLAVALAALAAVAAWPYRRRVLDALARSAPTETDTPPRLDAEAIDAYLAREHPDWDAERRARVVQGVITRRRESPRDD